Part of the Amycolatopsis sp. 195334CR genome is shown below.
CGCACGAGGTCGTACGGCAGGTCACCGAGGCCACGTATCACCAGGTGTGGTGGCCCAACCACGACCGAATCGTCTACGGCGACCGGATGCCGCTGTGGGACCCCCACGCCAAGGCGTTCGTGGACCCGAAGACCCTGGAGCCACTGACCACCTGGGATGAGGCGCTGGAAGAGGTCGAGCATCCGGCGCACGTGGTGATGTTCGGCCGTCAGGTGCACTCCAAGGGCATCCTCGGCGGCTCGGAGGAAGCCGGGCGGCACATCGGGTATCTGACCAAGTACCTCACCAAGTCCACCGGTGAGGTCGTGGAGGCCAGCACGGCCAGGCAGCGGGATCACCATGACCGGCTGCACGCGGAACTGTCGATCACGCCGTGTTCGCCCCGGTGCGCGGTATGGCTGCTCTACGGTGTCCAGCCGCAGGGCGTGACCTCGAAGACGATTCCGGGCCACTGCAAGGGGCGGGCGCATCGGCGGACCACGCTCGGGTTGCCGGGACGGCGGGTGCTGGTCTCGCGCAAGTGGTCGGGCAAGTCGCTGGCCGATCACCGCGCCGACCGCAAGACCTTCGTCCGGGACATGCTCGCCGGGGTCGGGATCGAGAAGCCCGAAAAGGACACCTCGCGGCTGATCTGGCGCAAGGTCGACTCGTCGGACCGTGACGTGCCACCTCGGGCTCATCTGCTCATGCACGCCATTTCGGAGCGCATCTCCTGGCGGGCCGAGTACGACCGGGCGCTACTCGCGGCGCAGGGACCGCCGGGCGATCCAGAAACTTCGGCAATTCCGCAGGCTGCCTGATCGGAGGGGGAGAGATGGAGAGCAAGTACCTGAACGTGACGCAGGCGGCGACCTACCTCGGGACCTCGGTGCGGTTCATCCGGCGGCTGATCGCGGAGCGGCGGATCGCGTTCCACAAGGTCGGTGCGCACGTTCGGATCGCGGTCGGTGATCTGGAGACGTTCGTGCAGGCGGGCCGAGTGGAGGCCATCACGAGGAGCGTGGCGTGATGGCGAACCAGAAGGGGCATCGGAGGTTCGGAAGCACGCGGAAGCTGCCTTCTGGTCGGTACCAGGCGCGGTACCTCGGACCGGACAACTTGGTGCACCCCGCGCCGAGGACCTTTGCGACGAAACGGGATGCCGAGCAATGGTTGTCCGTTGTGGAGTCGGAGATCATCAGCGGAGATTGGCTCGATCCTGAGTTGGGGAAGGTGTCCTTTTCGGACTACGGAGCGGCGTGGATTCGCGAGCGCAAGGTGTCGCGGCGGGTTCGGGAGGAACATGCGAGCATCTGGCGCAACCACGTCGAACCGTTCCTCGGGCGGCACCACGTGAACCGGGTGACTCCGGAGATCATCCGCCGGTGGCGTTCGAACTTGCTGGACTCGGGGCGGTCGGAGGATCGGACGGCCAAGGCGTACCGGCTGGTGCGCTCGATGTTCACCACGGCGGTGGACGACGGCCGGATCAAGCGCAACCCGTGCCGGATCAAGGGGGCCGACCAGCACCGGACCCCGGAGCGCCCGCACGCCTCGATCGATGAGGTGTACGCCCTGGCGGGTGTCATGCCGGAGCGGTACCGGTTCCTCGTGCTGCTGGCGGCGTTCTCCGGCCTGCGCTGGGGTGAGCTGGTCGCCCTCCAGCGGCGGGACTTCAATGTCAAGGCGATGACGGTCCGGGTGGCTCGGCGGGCGTCGCAGGCACAGGACGGGGAGATCAGCATCGGACCGACCAAATCCGCGGCTGGTGTCCGGACCGTGGCGCTTCCGGCGTTCCTGTCCGGCGAACTGGTCAAGCACCTCGACGCGTACGCCGAGGCTGGGCCGGGTGGGCTGGTGTTCGTCGGCAAGGCCGGTGGCATCCTGCGCCGGGGCAACTTCCACCGGGAGACGAAGTGGACGGCGATCGTGGTGGTGGCTGGCCTGCCCAAGGGCTTCCACTTCCACGACCTGCGGCACACCGGCAACCAGCTGGCGGCCGAGGCCGGAGCCACCACGCGGGAGCTGATGCAGCGGATGGGGCAGAGCACGGTCCGGGCGGCGCTGATCTACCAGCACGCGACCAGCGCGCGTGATCGACAGATCGCCGAGGAACTGAACGCGCGGGTT
Proteins encoded:
- a CDS encoding replication initiator; translated protein: MTRAERMALPLSAEVIKATAEKHGVCVRPFTMEVGDPDTGELKYVPVPCGSTVESVCLPCARKAKALRQVQCREGWHLTEEPDFTSAPPSKEQTELMEFRADLVQAYQHNRDNELEAEELREEIRSVDQELRQLGMRGRLPVLDPPAKAGVKRSTKRRQDAPNLPRRRVAKTTVGREFAGKYRPSMFVTLTCDTYGRVREDGSPVDPDAYDYRRAARDAVHFAALVDRWWQNLRRVVGFDAQYFATVEPQKRTAPHLHAAIRGSIPHEVVRQVTEATYHQVWWPNHDRIVYGDRMPLWDPHAKAFVDPKTLEPLTTWDEALEEVEHPAHVVMFGRQVHSKGILGGSEEAGRHIGYLTKYLTKSTGEVVEASTARQRDHHDRLHAELSITPCSPRCAVWLLYGVQPQGVTSKTIPGHCKGRAHRRTTLGLPGRRVLVSRKWSGKSLADHRADRKTFVRDMLAGVGIEKPEKDTSRLIWRKVDSSDRDVPPRAHLLMHAISERISWRAEYDRALLAAQGPPGDPETSAIPQAA
- a CDS encoding helix-turn-helix domain-containing protein, producing the protein MESKYLNVTQAATYLGTSVRFIRRLIAERRIAFHKVGAHVRIAVGDLETFVQAGRVEAITRSVA
- a CDS encoding tyrosine-type recombinase/integrase — its product is MSFSDYGAAWIRERKVSRRVREEHASIWRNHVEPFLGRHHVNRVTPEIIRRWRSNLLDSGRSEDRTAKAYRLVRSMFTTAVDDGRIKRNPCRIKGADQHRTPERPHASIDEVYALAGVMPERYRFLVLLAAFSGLRWGELVALQRRDFNVKAMTVRVARRASQAQDGEISIGPTKSAAGVRTVALPAFLSGELVKHLDAYAEAGPGGLVFVGKAGGILRRGNFHRETKWTAIVVVAGLPKGFHFHDLRHTGNQLAAEAGATTRELMQRMGQSTVRAALIYQHATSARDRQIAEELNARVQKQRRS